The Sesamum indicum cultivar Zhongzhi No. 13 unplaced genomic scaffold, S_indicum_v1.0 C01025, whole genome shotgun sequence DNA segment TTCTCCCAGAACAGATAAAAACTATTGGCACTTGTATTTGCCCGATTTTTCTCTTaacaatttaatcaatttctATATGCAGCAACTATGACATATTTCTGACCAGAGATTGCTTAGCCTATGCGAGAGTGAAGCCTGCTGTCAATCAGATCGAGACACATCCTTATTTCCAGCGAGATTCTCTTGTTAAGTTTTGTCAGAAACACGGTGTCTGTGTTACTGCCCACACTCCTCTTGGAGGTGCCACAGCCAACACAGAATGGTTCGGTTCAGTGTCATGTTTGGATGATCCAGTTCTTAAAGTATGTTTTTTGCATCACTTTAACCTATTTCTACCATCATAACTGTTCTCATTTGGTAAAAGATTGAAGTTGAATAAGAATCCACTGCAAAATGAACTTTAAATCTGCTTGTTTTGCATCAGGGTCTTG contains these protein-coding regions:
- the LOC110011513 gene encoding NADP-dependent D-sorbitol-6-phosphate dehydrogenase-like, yielding SISICSNYDIFLTRDCLAYARVKPAVNQIETHPYFQRDSLVKFCQKHGVCVTAHTPLGGATANTEWFGSVSCLDDPVLKGLAKKYNKTVAQIVLRWGIQRNTVIIPKSSKVERLEENFLVFDFELTKEDMDFIRTIDRNYRTNQPAKFWGIDLYA